One Pyrus communis chromosome 4, drPyrComm1.1, whole genome shotgun sequence genomic region harbors:
- the LOC137731310 gene encoding pentatricopeptide repeat-containing protein At4g19440, chloroplastic-like has product MHFPMDLRRLSIPKPHLFLFSPINRPCVTCTTQRRPQEPPQPPPLHLPDQPEPPDQSLHNWVSSVLSKPSLDSSKCKALVPLLSPLQFDQLFRSISSNVNPKTTLHFFYFASESFKFRFTVRSLCVLVRLLINSNLVSPARLLLIRSIDGNVPVSYANPSHRHMEIAIVMLELNTVAERAVGVQALDLLIHVYCTQFKSTGFGYAVDMFMCFSDKGFFPSLKICNFLLSSLVKASELHKSYQVFEVMSRGVSPDVYLFTTAINACCKGGKVDEAIGLLSKMEGRGIAPNVVTYNNVIHGLCKSRRLDEAFQFKKKMVENNVNPSLITYSVLINGLIKLEKFYEANCVLKEMSNRGFVPNEVVYNTLIDGYCKTGNISEALKILDDMLSNGLTPNSVTLNSLLQGYCKTNQLEHAEQILDKMLSHCLSINQAVCFSAIHWLCMKSRFDSALKFTIEMLLRNCRPSDGLLTTLVCGLCKDGKHSEAVELWFRLYDLGFAANTATSNALIHGLCESGSTQDVVLRLKPMLERGLVMDKISYNTLISGCCKEGKVEEAFKLKEEMTKQGIEPDTYTYNLLIHGLCNMGKVDDALKLWDECENRGLAPNVYTYGVMIDGYCKAGRVDEGENLFSKLVTKKVELNYVVYNTLIRAYSKNGNMTAALGLRLDMKKKGIQPTCATYSSLIDGLCKIGSVEDAKCLLDEMRNDGLLPDVVCYTALIHGYFKLGQIDKVGNVLLEMSSFNIKPNKITYTVMIDGYCKLGNMEEATRLLSEMTKMGVVPDAVTYNALTNGFCKQGKVEEAFEVCDHMASKGVALDEITYTTLVHGLHQPTTCTNQE; this is encoded by the coding sequence ATGCATTTTCCGATGGATTTGAGGAGGCTTTCAATCCCCAAACCCCatctttttctcttctctccCATCAACCGCCCGTGCGTGACCTGCACCACCCAACGCCGCCCCCAAGAGCCTCCTCAGCCACCGCCATTGCATCTTCCGGATCAACCGGAGCCGCCCGATCAGAGTTTGCACAACTGGGTATCTTCTGTTCTCTCAAAACCATCTCTAGATTCTTCTAAGTGTAAAGCTCTCGTACCCCTTTTGTCGCCTCTTCAATTTGATCAGTTGTTCCGTTCCATTAGCTCCAATGTGAACCCCAAAACAACTCTCCATTTCTTCTATTTTGCTTCTGAATCTTTTAAGTTTCGGTTTACTGTTCGATCCCTTTGTGTTTTGGTTCGTCTGCTTATTAATTCAAATCTTGTATCGCCTGCGAGATTGCTTTTGATCCGTTCGATTGATGGGAATGTGCCAGTTTCATATGCTAACCCCAGTCACAGGCATATGGAAATAGCCATTGTCATGTTGGAATTGAATACCGTGGCCGAAAGAGCTGTTGGTGTTCAGGCACTGGACTTGTTGATTCATGTTTACTGCACCCAATTCAAGAGTACGGGTTTTGGTTACGCCGTTGATATGTTTATGTGTTTTTCTGATAAGGGCTTCTTTCCATCATTGAagatttgtaattttttgttgaGTTCGTTAGTGAAGGCCAGCGAACTTCATAAGAGTTATCAAGTATTTGAAGTTATGTCTCGAGGTGTTTCTCCTGATGTTTACTTGTTTACTACTGCAATTAATGCATGTTGTAAGGGAGGGAAGGTTGATGAAGCGATAGGTTTGCTCTCAAAAATGGAAGGGCGGGGTATTGCTCCAAATGTTGTTACATACAATAATGTTATTCACGGGCTTTGTAAGAGCAGGAGATTAGACGAAGCTTTCCAGTTCAAGAAGAAGATGGTAGAAAACAATGTGAACCCGAGTCTTATAACGTACAGTGTGCTCATTAATGGTTTGATCAAGCTGGAAAAGTTTTATGAGGCAAATTGTGTTTTGAAGGAAATGTCCAATAGGGGATTTGTCCCAAATGAGGTTGTCTATAACACATTGATTGATGGGTATTGTAAAACGGGAAATATTAGTGAGGCACTAAAGATATTGGATGATATGTTATCCAATGGATTAACTCCCAATTCTGTTACTCTTAATTCTCTGCTGCAGGGATATTGTAAAACTAATCAGTTGGAGCATGCTGAGCAGATTTTAGACAAGATGCTGTCCCATTGTTTATCCATAAATCAAGCTGTTTGTTTCTCAGCTATTCACTGGTTATGCATGAAATCTAGGTTCGATTCTGCGCTAAAGTTTACTATAGAAATGCTTTTAAGAAACTGTAGGCCCAGTGATGGCTTGCTTACCACGTTGGTTTGTGGGCTTTGTAAAGATGGAAAGCATTCTGAGGCAGTTGAACTTTGGTTTAGGCTATATGACCTAGGATTTGCAGCCAACACTGCAACTTCAAATGCCTTAATTCATGGACTTTGTGAATCTGGTAGCACACAAGATGTTGTTCTGCGACTGAAACCAATGCTAGAGAGAGGTTTGGTAATGGATAAAATCTCATACAACACACTTATCTCGGGTTGTTGCAAGGAGGGAAAAGTGGAGGAAGCTTTTAAGCTTAAAGAAGAGATGACTAAGCAAGGAATTGAACCAGATACTTATACTTATAATTTGTTAATTCATGGTCTATGTAATATGGGAAAAGTGGACGATGCACTTAAACTATGGGATGAGTGTGAAAATCGGGGTCTGGCTCCCAATGTCTATACATATGGGGTGATGATAGATGGGTACTGTAAAGCTGGCAGAGTGGATGAGGGTGAAAACCTTTTCAGTAAGTTGGTGACTAAAAAAGTGGAGCTAAATTATGTTGTTTATAATACACTAATCAGAGCATACAGCAAAAATGGGAATATGACTGCAGCCCTTGGTCTCCGCTTGGACATGAAAAAGAAAGGCATTCAACCAACTTGTGCCACGTATTCTTCTCTTATAGATGGACTCTGCAAAATTGGCAGTGTTGAGGATGCAAAATGCCTTCTAGATGAAATGAGGAACGATGGCTTGTTGCCAGATGTTGTATGTTATACAGCACTAATTCATGGTTATTTTAAGCTAGGACAAATAGATAAAGTAGGGAATGTCTTGCTGGAGATGTCTTCATTTAACATAAAACCGAATAAGATTACCTACACTGTCATGATTGATGGGTACTGTAAACTAGGCAATATGGAAGAAGCAACTAGACTGCTATCTGAGATGACAAAAATGGGAGTTGTCCCAGATGCTGTCACCTATAATGCGTTAACAAATGGATTTTGTAAGCAAGGGAAGGTGGAAGAAGCTTTTGAAGTATGTGATCATATGGCCAGTAAAGGAGTAGCTTTAGATGAAATTACGTATACGACATTGGTTCATGGGTTGCATCAGCCCACTACATGTACAAATCAGGAATGA